Within Bacteroidales bacterium, the genomic segment TATCAGCTGTAATTAAAGATGAAGATGGGTATATATGGATAGGTACAGGTGATGCCGGTGTTAAAGTTTTGCAGATGAACGGAAGCGAAAATTATAGCGAAGTAGATCTGTTTAAAGATTTTAATTATAAAATAGATAAAACAATATGGTGTTTACACCAGGATAAAAATAAAAATATCTGGATTGCCACAAATAACGGGCTATATAGGTTTAATAAAAAAAATAATGAATTAAAATCATTTAAATATTATTCGTATAATCCTTATAGTATTAGTAGCAATATTATATATTATATATATGAAGATACCGAGGGTGTTCTTTGGTTTTGTACATATAATGGACTGGATAGATATTATAAGAAAAATGACAAATTTTATGCATATAAACATATTCCAAATAATTCACAGAGTCCAAGTACAAATACTATTTATAGCATTTTTGAAGATAAAAACGGAATAATGTGGATAGGCACTTTTGGTGGAGGACTGAACCGATTTGATAAAACTACCGGAACGTTCAAATATTATACAGAAAAAGATGGATTAGCTAATAATGTTGTATATGGCGTTCTTGAAGATAATAACAGTAACCTTTGGATTAGCACCAATAGTGGGATTTCAAAATTCAATAAAACGGAAACCTTTGTTAATTACGATGTGAAAGATGGTGTGCAGAGCAGTGAATTTAACGGGAATGCTTTTCTAAAAACAAAGGATGGTGAATTTTATTTTGGAGGCATGAATGGATTTAATGCTTTTTATCCCAACGAAATAAAACGAAATAAATTTATACCTCCTATAGTTATTACAAGCTTTAAAATATTTAATGAAATTCAAAAGAGCGAAATTCAGGACGGAAATACCATTACCCTTTCTCATAATGATAATTTCTTTTCTTTTGAATTTTCAGCACTTGATTATTCCAATCCTATAAAAAACAGGTATAAATACAAACTTGAAAACTTTGATAAAGGATGGATATTTTGCGATGCCAATCGTCGGTTTGCCGAATATACCAAGGTAAACCCGGGTACTTATAAATTATTGATTAGGGGAACTAACAGCGATGGTGTATGGAATGATAAAGGCATTTCAATTACTATTATTGTTAATCCTCCCTGGTGGGCCACATGGACTTTCAGAATATTATTTATAATATCGGTTATTGCAATTACCTGGTACATTCTTGGAAGACGTTTTCAGCAAATTCGTAAGAAGCACGAGATAGAAAAAAAAGTTATTGAAATTGAAAAACAACTTTTTGAACTTGAACAGAAATCCTTACGACTTCAGATGAATCCTCATTTTATTTTTAATTCATTGAATTCTATTCAAAGTTTTATTATAAATAATGATTCCGATAAAGCTACTTTATATCTTGCAAAATTTGCTCAACTGATGAGGCTGATACTTGCAAATTCCCGCGAATCCTATGTCCCCGTAAAAGATGAATTAAAGTCATTGAAATATTATATGGATATTGAAAATCTTCGATTCGATAACAAATTCGATTATAATATTAATATTGATCCAGAAGTTGATGATGATTTTATAGGAATACCGCCCATGATTATTCAGCCATATGTGGAAAATGCTATTTTACATGGAATAGTAAATAAACAAGGACGGGGAAAAATTTCAATAAACTTATCATTAAAAGATGATTATATCTTTTGTATTATTGAAGATGATGGAGTGGGGCGGGCAAAAGCAGAAAATATAAAAAGCATGTCAGGCTTACATCATAAATCAAGTGGAATGATTATTACAAGGGAACGCCTGGAAATTATCAATAAGCAGTTAAAAGGAAAAATTTTACTAAATGTTATTGATTTAATGAATGAGAATAATGAAGCAATAGGAACAAGAGTGGAAATTTTTATTCCTTTTATCGAAATGTAGAAAAGTAATTGAATATGATTTTATATATTTGTTAATCGTAAGTTTTAAAACCATGGATAAAATTAGAACAATAATAATAGATGATGAGAAAACCTCACGTGAAACATTGTTAGGATTACTGAAGCGTTATTGTAAGAACGTTGAAGTGGTTGCCGAGGCTGACGGATACCGCAACGGTATTGAAGTTATTCATAAGTTTAAACCCGATGTGGTTTTTCTTGATATTCAGATGCCCGATGGCAGTGGATTTAAAATGCTCGAAGACATTGGAGAAATAAATTTTGAAGTGATATTTTCAACGGCTTATGATCAGTTTGCTATCAAAGCAATAAAATATAGCGCTCTTGATTATTTGCTGAAACCCATAAACCCGGAAGATCTTATAAATTCTATAGAAAAGCTGGAAACAAAACTTACAAAAGGGAAAGACAATACTAATGTTAAATTTCTTATTGATACTGTAAAATCACCAAATTTAAATACAAAGAAAATTGTTCTTTCAACTTCAGAAGGTATGCATATTGTTGACATTGATAATATCATTCGCTGCGAGTCGGAAGATTATTATACAAAGTTCTTTTTTAAAGATGGTAAAACCATAATGGTTTCGCGTACTCTTAAAGAAAATGAAGAATTGTTAAGTGAATTTAATTTTATACGTCCACATAAATCACATCTTATAAATTTGAAATATGTAAAA encodes:
- a CDS encoding two-component regulator propeller domain-containing protein, translating into MKLFYLRLALLILAVIVLPLMSYTQQSNFRFDKITSENIKIEKGLSVNTVHCILQDDKGYMWFGTWDGLNKFDGYKFTVYKANELEGNNELCNQTVRSLYKDKNGNIWIGTEGGLNKLDIRTKKFFQYKHNVIDKYSLSNDTVRVIFEDSFGILWIGTQNGLNVFDKQTGNFFQFYSNPTDNNSLSNNTITDIIQDRSGYIWFATQKGLNKLDFPNKKVTHFFYNNQNKNSICNDTINSIIESKNGDIWIGTANGLCKYENQKFTCYKQESKNSNSITSNKISKIFQDSKGLFWIGTSDKGLITYDEVNNTFGKYENSLDDVNSISSNSISYIMEDRSGIIWVATEKGVNKIDKNSNKFRHYQHIENIENSLSNNSVWDFYEDDDNNIFICTDGGLNVYNRKTGKIKKLKNSSANGNIKSESKISAVIKDEDGYIWIGTGDAGVKVLQMNGSENYSEVDLFKDFNYKIDKTIWCLHQDKNKNIWIATNNGLYRFNKKNNELKSFKYYSYNPYSISSNIIYYIYEDTEGVLWFCTYNGLDRYYKKNDKFYAYKHIPNNSQSPSTNTIYSIFEDKNGIMWIGTFGGGLNRFDKTTGTFKYYTEKDGLANNVVYGVLEDNNSNLWISTNSGISKFNKTETFVNYDVKDGVQSSEFNGNAFLKTKDGEFYFGGMNGFNAFYPNEIKRNKFIPPIVITSFKIFNEIQKSEIQDGNTITLSHNDNFFSFEFSALDYSNPIKNRYKYKLENFDKGWIFCDANRRFAEYTKVNPGTYKLLIRGTNSDGVWNDKGISITIIVNPPWWATWTFRILFIISVIAITWYILGRRFQQIRKKHEIEKKVIEIEKQLFELEQKSLRLQMNPHFIFNSLNSIQSFIINNDSDKATLYLAKFAQLMRLILANSRESYVPVKDELKSLKYYMDIENLRFDNKFDYNINIDPEVDDDFIGIPPMIIQPYVENAILHGIVNKQGRGKISINLSLKDDYIFCIIEDDGVGRAKAENIKSMSGLHHKSSGMIITRERLEIINKQLKGKILLNVIDLMNENNEAIGTRVEIFIPFIEM
- a CDS encoding LytTR family DNA-binding domain-containing protein, whose protein sequence is MDKIRTIIIDDEKTSRETLLGLLKRYCKNVEVVAEADGYRNGIEVIHKFKPDVVFLDIQMPDGSGFKMLEDIGEINFEVIFSTAYDQFAIKAIKYSALDYLLKPINPEDLINSIEKLETKLTKGKDNTNVKFLIDTVKSPNLNTKKIVLSTSEGMHIVDIDNIIRCESEDYYTKFFFKDGKTIMVSRTLKENEELLSEFNFIRPHKSHLINLKYVKSFLKIDGGSIVMTDGSYVPVSRRKREQILDIINHL